In Phaeobacter porticola, one DNA window encodes the following:
- a CDS encoding LysR substrate-binding domain-containing protein, which produces MAVAPSRPKGPPMTAMRAFEAAARLQSFVAAADELGVSAGAVSQQVKALEGWVGTPLFRRNPQGVVLTAAGRALLPSFIAAFDAMGAATQILHSLRPSRTLHIATLPCIAQLWLPSRLRRLRGLMPDLKISVTALETPPNLARELFDFALFFAPHDCSDAECINLGSDTIYPVCAPCLAEQLNTPRDLNDVALLQDQSWALDWSNWATAAGVALDDAQGGPRYSLYSLAMQEAEAGAGVLMGHHSLVADALAAHRLVRPYQDLCCDTGKALILFQPPTSRRSNDHSAIADLLCSG; this is translated from the coding sequence ATGGCAGTTGCCCCGAGCAGACCAAAAGGGCCACCGATGACCGCCATGCGGGCGTTTGAGGCCGCCGCCCGGCTTCAGAGTTTTGTTGCCGCCGCTGATGAACTTGGTGTTAGCGCGGGGGCGGTGTCACAGCAGGTCAAGGCTCTGGAGGGCTGGGTCGGTACACCGCTTTTTCGACGCAACCCACAAGGGGTGGTGCTGACGGCGGCAGGGCGTGCATTGCTGCCCAGCTTTATCGCTGCTTTTGATGCAATGGGTGCGGCAACCCAGATCCTGCACAGCTTGCGTCCCAGTCGGACCCTGCATATCGCTACGCTGCCGTGCATTGCGCAGCTGTGGTTGCCGTCGCGGCTGAGGCGGCTCCGGGGCCTGATGCCTGATTTGAAAATCTCAGTTACAGCTCTGGAAACGCCACCCAACCTGGCGCGAGAACTGTTTGATTTCGCGCTATTCTTTGCGCCTCACGATTGCAGCGATGCCGAGTGTATCAACCTTGGATCTGACACGATCTATCCGGTCTGTGCACCGTGCTTGGCAGAGCAGCTGAATACACCTCGGGATTTGAATGACGTCGCATTGTTACAAGATCAATCCTGGGCTTTGGATTGGTCAAATTGGGCCACGGCCGCAGGTGTGGCGCTGGATGATGCTCAGGGCGGGCCGCGCTATTCTCTCTACAGTCTTGCGATGCAGGAGGCTGAGGCTGGCGCGGGCGTTTTGATGGGGCATCACAGCCTGGTGGCTGACGCGCTGGCGGCACATCGACTGGTGCGCCCCTATCAGGATCTTTGCTGTGACACAGGTAAGGCTCTCATCCTGTTCCAGCCGCCAACATCACGCCGGTCGAATGACCACAGCGCCATTGCGGACCTGCTCTGCTCGGGTTGA